A window of Patagioenas fasciata isolate bPatFas1 chromosome 5, bPatFas1.hap1, whole genome shotgun sequence contains these coding sequences:
- the DBX1 gene encoding homeobox protein DBX1, which yields MMFPSLIAPPAGYPSLLRPTPTLTLPQSLQSAFSSHSSFLVEDLIRISRPTSYLPRTAPPPSMSPPTSASRTDSGTPELASSTTAAGSRRICSPQTSSSDSTFLKFGVNAILSSAPRTDTSPALLQSVPPKTFSFPYFEGSFQPFIRSSYFPAASAVVPIPGTFSWPLAARGKPRRGMLRRAVFSDVQRKALEKMFQKQKYISKPDRKKLAAKLGLKDSQVKIWFQNRRMKWRNSKERELLSSGGCREQTLPTKFNPHPDLSDVGKKCSGEEEEEEVPPVCPPSPQHPLTYHQSSEHLHLRDRLDSHTSPSPSHSSSPSKPSDFSDSEEEDDEGEDEEEEITVS from the exons ATGATGTTCCCCAGCCTCATCGCTCCGCCGGCCGGCTACCCCAGCCTCCTCCGGCCGACTCCCACCCTCACCTTGCCTCAATCGCTGCAGTCAGCTTTTTCCAGCCATTCCAGCTTCCTGGTGGAAGATTTGATCCGGATCAGCAGGCCCACCAGCTACCTGCCCAGGACTGCCCCCCCGCCCAGCATGTCccctccaacctcagcctccaGGACGGACTCGGGGACGCCGGAGCTCGCCAGCTCCACCACGGCCGCCGGctccaggaggatctgttcccCACAGACTTCCAGCAGCGACTCCACTTTCCTGAAGTTTGGGGTCAACGCCATCCTCTCCTCCGCCCCCCGCACCG aTACGTCCCCTGCGTTACTTCAGAGCGTCCCTCCAAAGACTTTCTCCTTCCCGTACTTTGAAGGATCCTTCCAGCCCTTTATCAGATCATCCTATTTCCCAG CTGCCTCCGCCGTGGTCCCCATCCCCGGGACCTTCTCCTGGCCGCTGGCCGCCCGTGGCAAACCCCGCCGGGGGATGCTGCGCCGCGCCGTCTTCTCCGACGTGCAGCGCAAGGCCCTGGAGAAGATGTTCCAGAAGCAGAAGTAcatcagcaaacctgacaggaagAAGTTGGCAGCCAAGCTGGGCCTCAAGGACTCGCAG gtgaaGATCTGGTTCCAGAACAGAAGGATGAAGTGGAGAAACTCCAAAGAAAGAGAGCTCCTCTCTTCCGGCGGCTGCAGAGAACAGACTCTACCCACCAAGTTCAACCCTCACCCCGACCTCAGTGACGTAGGCAAGAAATGttcaggagaggaggaggaggaggaagttcCCCCCGTGTGCCCACCCAGCCCCCAGCATCCCTTAACCTACCACCAGTCCTCAGAACACCTACACTTGAGGGACAGACTGGACTCCCATACGTCTCCTTCTCCATCCCATTCTAGCAGCCCCAGCAAACCTTCAGACTTCTCAGACTCAGAGGAAGAGGATGATGAAGGGGAAGACGAAGAGGAGGAGATTACGGTCTCTTAG